One part of the Hyalangium gracile genome encodes these proteins:
- the rpsJ gene encoding 30S ribosomal protein S10, translating to MATTKIRIRLKAYDSKLLDQSAGEIVETAKRTGAKVAGPIPLPTRINKFTVLRSPHVDKKSREQFEIRTHKRLLDILEPTQQTLDALMKLDLSAGVDVEIKS from the coding sequence ATGGCGACAACGAAGATTCGCATCCGGCTGAAGGCGTACGACTCGAAGCTCCTGGACCAGAGCGCCGGGGAGATTGTTGAGACGGCCAAGCGCACGGGCGCCAAGGTGGCCGGTCCGATCCCCCTTCCCACGCGCATCAACAAGTTCACGGTTCTGCGGTCGCCGCACGTGGACAAGAAGAGCCGCGAGCAGTTCGAGATCCGCACGCACAAGCGCTTGCTCGACATCCTCGAGCCCACCCAGCAGACGCTGGATGCGCTGATGAAGCTGGATCTGTCGGCTGGCGTTGACGTGGAGATCAAGTCCTAG